A part of Armigeres subalbatus isolate Guangzhou_Male unplaced genomic scaffold, GZ_Asu_2 Contig1163, whole genome shotgun sequence genomic DNA contains:
- the LOC134202328 gene encoding uncharacterized protein LOC134202328 yields the protein MGRIVKIRKQYDAQTLSDAICEARRTSNIRATSKKYNIPFTTLFRRVKNEKRKLLPGPDPTLLPEEENRIKNWVIYMAKAGFPVCEVDLKHTVKDYADKIRKHRSIPETFPSKNWSSRFLARHPDIKKKLVNNLSKAAAKVTEPQLRNWFAEVEKLLLEDGIDMAIFDNPDRVLNFDESGFQLVPKRYKALCSDVENSYLVTNNSEKDSYTALFGSTAAGDLTPPMILYPGKRISKEMVENIPKGWSVGVSDEGWQTSKTFYEYIVNDLYAWLKDKGTEFPVLIFVDGHKSHVSVELVEFCAQQGLILISLYPNATRILQPLDRNFFGPFKQIWSKVLRQRLLGNSSARVNKANFGSLLHTALQNFTNSKECLKKAFHLCGLFPWNVDAIDFSTLPANADDSQRSTDTSVTEEPVIDYVRQLEYVEMGLNQTQLQVFAENRDKDFWYGPYEELALFNFWKSIKDKSEGLMFTRRLEQYTLITCNFTSAEPTEPALSFSGDAIVINDEANTENVPPNCDSVQLPLNGQATNTANEDDPFVDVLIWPKISDAAGKGPKKKVEHIPSVATSSKWLEWHNKKENDKKEKENSKLARMEKRRLLKEQKLLMPKEKNKKKSNRKTDSQATLRN from the exons ATGGGACGTATCGTCAAGATCCGGAAGCAATACGACGCGCAGACTCTTTCCGATGCAATTTGCGAAGCCAGGAGGACCAGCAACATCAGAGCTACATCGAAGAAATACAACATCCCCTTTACGACGCTTTTCCGACGAGTAAAAAACGAGAAAAGGAAGCTGCTACCTGGTCCCGACCCCACCTTGCTGCCGGAGGAAGAAAACCGTATTAAAAACTGGGTGATTTACATGGCGAAGGCTGGATTTCCTGTTTGTGAAGTTGATCTGAAGCATACGGTTAAAGATTACGCGGACAAAATAAGGAAACACCGTTCCATTCCAGAGACTTTCCCAA GCAAGAACTGGAGCAGTCGTTTTTTGGCACGACATCCggatattaaaaaaaagctgGTCAACAACCTGTCGAAAGCTGCAGCAAAGGTTACTGAGCCTCAGTTGCGTAATTGGTTCGCAGAGGTAGAGAAATTACTGTTGGAGGACGGCATCGATATGGCTATTTTTGATAATCCAGATCGTGTTTTGAATTTCGATGAATCTGGATTTCAACTTGTACCAAAGCGCTACAAGGCGTTGTGTTCGGATGTAGAGAACTCGTATCTTGTGACCAATAATTCGGAAAAGGATAGTTATACTGCTTTGTTTGGAAGTACTGCAGCTGGTGATTTGACACCTCCAATGATCCTGTATCCGGGAAAACGAATAAGCAAGGAAATGGTTGAGAACATACCCAAAGGTTGGTCAGTTGGAGTCTCCGACGAGGGATGGCAAACTTCGAAAACCTTTTACGAATACATTGTCAATGACTTGTATGCATGGTTGAAGGATAAAGGAACTGAATTTCCGGTTTTGATTTTCGTCGATGGGCACAAGAGCCATGTAAGCGTCGAGTTGGTTGAGTTCTGCGCACAACAAGGATTGATTTTGATCTCTTTGTACCCGAACGCGACACGAATTTTGCAGCCACTGGACAGAAACTTTTTCGGCCCGTTCAAGCAAATTTGGAGCAAGGTGCTCCGACAACGTTTGTTGGGAAACAGCAGTGCACGTGTGAACAAGGCTAATTTTGGTAGTCTACTGCATACGGCActacaaaattttacaaattctAAGGAGTGTCTCAAAAAAGCTTTCCATCTTTGTGGTCTCTTTCCGTGGAATGTTGATGCCATCGACTTTAGTACCCTGCCAGCAAACGCTGATGATTCACAACGCAGCACTGATACATCTGTTACTGAGGAACCTGTAATTGATTATGTACGACAACTTGAATACGTTGAAATGGGCCTAAATCAAACTCAGCTCCAGGTATTTGCTGAAAATCGTGACAAGGATTTCTGGTACGGTCCATATGAGGAACTGGCTTTATTCAACTTCTGGAAAAGCATTAAAGATAAATCCGAAGGACTTATGTTCACAAGACGTTTAGAGCAATACACTTTAATTACCTGTAACTTCACTTCAGCTGAGCCGACAGAACCTGCACTGTCGTTTTCTGGTGATGCAATTGTAATTAACG ACGAAGCTAATACAGAAAATGTACCTCCTAACTGTGATTCAGTGCAACTTCCTTTGAATGGCCAAGCTACAAATACAGCAAACGAGGACGATCCGTTTGTTGATGTgctaatttggccaaaaatcaGCGATGCTGCAGGAAAAGGTCCGAAGAAGAAGGTGGAACACATCCCTTCTGTGGCTACAAGTAGCAAATGGCTAGAGTGGCACAACAAAAAGGAAAATGAtaagaaagagaaagaaaattCGAAACTTGCCCGAATGGAAAAACGTCGTCTACTAAAGGAGCAAAAACTACTCATGCCAAaggaaaagaataagaaaaagagCAATCGCAAAACTGATTCTCAAGCTACGCTTCGGAATTGa